The following are encoded in a window of Mycobacterium decipiens genomic DNA:
- a CDS encoding acetyl-CoA C-acetyltransferase yields MPEAVIVSTARSPIGRAMKGSLVSVRPDDLAVQMVRAALDKVPALNPHQIDDLIMGCGLPGGESGFNIARVVAVALGYDFLPGTTVNRYCSSSLQTTRMAFHAIKAGEGDAFISAGVETVSRFVKGNSDSWPDTKNPLFEEAQERSAAGGDEWHDPRADGKLPDVYIAMGQTAENVAIITGISRADQDHWGVRSQNRAEEAIKSGFFEREITPVTLPDGTTVSTDDGPRPGTSYEKVSELKPAFRPNGTVTAGNACPLNDGAAAVVITSDTKAKALGLKPLARIVSTGVSGLSPEIMGLGPIEASKKALERAGMSISDIDLFEINEAFAVQVLGSARELGIDEDKLNVSGGAIALGHPFGMTGARITTTLLNNLTTYDKTFGLETMCVGGGQGMAMVIERLS; encoded by the coding sequence ATGCCAGAAGCCGTCATCGTCTCGACTGCCCGCTCGCCGATCGGCCGGGCCATGAAAGGATCGCTGGTCAGCGTGCGGCCCGACGATCTGGCCGTACAGATGGTGCGCGCCGCGCTCGACAAGGTGCCGGCGCTGAACCCCCATCAGATCGACGATCTGATCATGGGCTGTGGCCTGCCGGGTGGCGAGTCGGGTTTCAACATCGCCCGCGTCGTCGCCGTTGCGCTCGGCTATGACTTCCTACCGGGCACCACGGTCAACCGGTACTGTTCGTCGTCGCTGCAGACCACCCGGATGGCTTTCCATGCGATCAAGGCCGGCGAGGGCGACGCGTTCATCTCCGCGGGCGTGGAGACCGTGTCCCGGTTCGTCAAGGGAAATTCCGATTCATGGCCGGACACCAAGAACCCGCTGTTCGAAGAGGCCCAGGAACGTTCGGCCGCCGGCGGCGATGAATGGCACGATCCCCGCGCCGACGGGAAGCTGCCCGACGTCTACATCGCGATGGGACAGACCGCGGAGAACGTCGCCATCATCACCGGTATCAGCCGCGCGGACCAGGACCACTGGGGCGTGCGCAGCCAGAACCGGGCCGAGGAGGCGATCAAAAGCGGATTCTTCGAGCGGGAGATCACGCCGGTCACCCTGCCGGACGGCACCACGGTCAGCACCGACGACGGCCCACGGCCGGGTACCAGCTACGAGAAGGTCAGCGAGCTCAAACCGGCTTTCCGCCCGAACGGCACCGTGACCGCGGGCAATGCCTGCCCCCTCAACGACGGGGCCGCCGCGGTGGTGATCACCAGCGACACGAAGGCCAAGGCACTGGGCCTGAAGCCGCTGGCGCGCATCGTGTCCACCGGGGTCAGCGGCTTGTCCCCGGAGATCATGGGCCTGGGGCCGATCGAGGCGTCCAAGAAGGCGCTGGAAAGAGCCGGGATGTCGATCAGCGACATCGACTTGTTCGAGATCAACGAGGCCTTCGCGGTGCAGGTCCTGGGCTCCGCACGGGAGCTGGGCATTGACGAGGACAAGCTGAACGTCTCGGGTGGCGCGATCGCCCTGGGGCACCCGTTCGGTATGACGGGCGCACGCATCACCACCACGCTGCTGAACAACCTCACGACCTATGACAAGACGTTCGGTCTGGAAACCATGTGTGTCGGCGGCGGCCAGGGCATGGCGATGGTGATCGAGCGGCTTTCCTAG
- a CDS encoding endonuclease domain-containing protein, which yields MGQRNQPFIGSEALAAGKVSRHELRKYYRAIMPNVYLEKRVEPSLRQRIVAAWLWSHRQAVVAGAAAAALHGTRWVDDTAPVELIWCNARAPRGVVARNEVVLDDEYQTLEGLCVTTPERTAFDIGRRGTLGRAVAGLDALAAATDFKVCDVLGLAGNHRHTRGLRQLEVALDLVDVGAQSPKETWLRLLLINAGFPKPRTQIPVLGSDGYPRYFLDLGWEDIMLAVEYDGDQHRMDRSQFVKDVNRLEYVARVGWTLVRVVAEHRAGEVIRRVQRAWDELTLRPGRGPLELRRRGGSVNAAS from the coding sequence GTGGGGCAGAGGAATCAGCCATTCATCGGCAGTGAGGCGCTTGCCGCTGGGAAAGTCAGCCGGCATGAGCTGCGCAAGTATTACCGCGCGATCATGCCGAACGTCTACTTGGAAAAGCGGGTTGAGCCGTCGCTGCGACAGCGCATCGTGGCTGCCTGGCTCTGGTCGCACCGCCAGGCGGTGGTAGCAGGTGCCGCCGCGGCGGCGCTGCACGGCACAAGGTGGGTGGACGACACTGCGCCGGTCGAATTGATCTGGTGCAATGCGCGAGCGCCGCGAGGCGTGGTGGCGCGCAACGAGGTGGTGTTGGACGATGAATACCAGACGCTCGAAGGCCTTTGCGTGACCACACCGGAGCGCACCGCGTTCGATATCGGCAGGCGCGGAACGCTCGGTCGCGCCGTTGCTGGCCTTGATGCGCTTGCCGCGGCCACGGATTTCAAGGTGTGCGATGTCCTGGGGCTGGCTGGCAACCATCGGCACACGCGGGGCCTGCGGCAGTTGGAGGTAGCGCTGGACCTCGTCGACGTGGGCGCTCAGTCACCGAAGGAAACCTGGCTGCGGCTCTTGTTGATCAATGCGGGGTTCCCGAAGCCGCGGACCCAGATCCCCGTGCTGGGCTCCGACGGCTATCCGCGTTACTTCCTTGACCTGGGCTGGGAGGACATCATGTTGGCTGTCGAATACGACGGCGATCAACATCGAATGGATCGGTCGCAGTTCGTCAAGGACGTCAACCGGCTAGAGTACGTCGCCCGCGTGGGCTGGACGCTGGTTAGGGTGGTGGCCGAGCACCGGGCCGGCGAGGTGATTCGCCGAGTTCAGCGTGCCTGGGACGAGTTGACTCTGCGTCCAGGTCGTGGCCCTCTCGAACTTCGTCGCCGTGGAGGCAGCGTCAACGCGGCAAGCTAG
- a CDS encoding Bax inhibitor-1/YccA family protein: MRETSNPVFRSLPKQRGGYAQFGTGTAQQGFQADPYAPYQEARPTRPLTIDDVVTKTGLTLAMLAATAVVSYFLVASNVALAMPLTLVGALGGLALVLVATFGRKQDNPAIVLSYAALEGLFLGAISFVLANLTVASANAGVLIGEAILGTMGVFFGMLVVYKTGAIRVTPKFTRMVVAALFGVLFLMLGNFVLAMFNVGGGEGLGLRSPGPLGIIFSLVCIGIAAFSFLIDFDAADQMIRAGAPEKAAWGIALGLTVTLVWLYIEILRLLSYLQND; encoded by the coding sequence GTGCGGGAGACAAGCAACCCGGTATTTCGTTCGCTGCCCAAGCAGCGGGGCGGATACGCGCAATTCGGAACTGGCACCGCCCAGCAGGGATTCCAAGCCGATCCCTACGCTCCCTATCAGGAGGCCCGGCCCACCCGTCCGCTGACCATCGACGATGTCGTTACCAAGACGGGCCTGACGCTGGCCATGTTGGCGGCCACGGCCGTCGTCTCCTACTTCCTGGTCGCGTCGAACGTCGCGTTGGCGATGCCGCTGACCTTGGTGGGTGCGTTGGGCGGTTTGGCGCTGGTGCTGGTGGCGACCTTCGGTCGCAAGCAGGACAACCCGGCGATCGTGCTCAGCTACGCGGCGCTCGAGGGACTGTTCCTCGGTGCCATCTCGTTCGTTTTGGCCAACTTGACGGTGGCGTCGGCGAATGCGGGGGTGCTGATCGGGGAGGCCATCCTGGGGACGATGGGTGTGTTCTTCGGCATGCTCGTCGTCTACAAGACCGGGGCGATCCGGGTCACGCCCAAGTTCACCCGAATGGTGGTCGCCGCGCTGTTCGGCGTGCTGTTCCTCATGCTCGGCAACTTCGTGCTGGCGATGTTCAATGTCGGTGGCGGTGAAGGCTTGGGCCTGCGCAGCCCAGGACCCCTGGGGATCATCTTCTCGCTGGTCTGCATTGGTATCGCGGCGTTCAGCTTCCTGATCGACTTCGACGCGGCCGACCAGATGATTCGCGCGGGAGCACCCGAGAAGGCGGCATGGGGCATCGCATTGGGCCTGACCGTAACGCTGGTCTGGCTGTACATCGAGATCCTGCGTCTGCTCAGTTACCTGCAGAACGATTAG